The window GCAATGATCTCGGCGCGCGCATGGCCCATGCGATCGGCGAGGCCTTTGCGAGAAATTATCACCGCGTGCTGATTATCGGCACCGATCTACCGACACTGCCCGGCTCCGTCTTCGGAGAAGCCCGTGCACGGCTCGACCGGCACGACCTTGTGCTGGGGCCCGCCCACGATGGCGGCTACTACCTGATCGGCCTACGCAAGCCCGCACCCGAGCTCTTTGTCGACATGCTCTGGTCAACCAATCAGGTGCTGGCGCTGACGCAGCAGAAAGCCCAGGCTCTGGGGCTGTCCGTTACGCTGCTCCCCGTCCAGCGTGACATCGATACGGTCGAAGACCTGGCAGATGTGATTGAGGAAACCGGCGTGATGGCCGGATCGAAAACGGGTGGACCAGTTCTTTCCCCCCGCACGGCAGGTGTGCTACGGTTACTCGCCAGCCGGCTGGCCATACCGGAACCGGACAGGACGTCTACGGGAGGGTGATGGCCTCGCGATGACGGCCCAGGAATTTCAAACGGGTCAGTACCAGACCGCCCCAGGAGGCGGTCTCCGCTGGTTGGTTCACACGCGGCACTAATCCGTGAGCGCCAAGCTCATCATGCTGATTGCCCTGCTGCTGATCCTCTTGCTCGTGCTCTTCACCTGGGCGATGATCAGCCTCTTGCAATACCTCAAACGCGCCAAGCGCCGGGCTCTGATCGACGAGTTGACCGGCGTCTATAACCGTCGCTTCTTCGAAGAGGCACTGCCCAAGCTGCTCGTGCCGAACGACCGGCGGCGAGGGCAGGTGCTGAGCCTGCTTGTCATCGACCTCGACCACTTCAAGCTGGTCAACGACACCTACGGCCACCAGGTCGGCGATTTGGTCCTCAAGACCGTTGCGCAGACGCTGCACTGTTCATTGAAAGAGAGCGACATGCTCGCGCGCTACGGTGGCGAAGAATTCATCGTCGTCCTCCCACGCACGGACAGTGCCGGAGCCATTACGGTCGGCGAACGTCTGCGCGCCAACGTGGCCGGCCTCATGCTCCACAAGCTGGCTTCCGCCGCGCCCGAACGCGTCACCATCAGCGTTGGCGTGGCCAGCTATCCCGTCCATGCCACCACGGTAGCGGAACTGATCCACGCCGCCGACGAGGCGCTCTATCAGTCCAAGTCGGCAGGGCGCAACCGCGTCACCTGTGCGCCGAATTCGCCCGAAGTCGCTTTTCAGAATCTCGAGCAGGCTCGGCCGCTATGAACACGCGCGTGGCCGTCATCACCGGAGGGGCCCGCGGCATCGGGCGTGCCGTGGCCCTCGATCTCGCCGCACAGAAGTGGCGTGTGGCCATCTGCTACCGAACCAGCGAAAAAGAGGCCCAGGACACGGCGCGCGAGATCGCGGCACGTGGCGGGGAAGCCCTGGCGCTGCGGTGCGATGTGTCCGATCCGACAGCCGCGCAGGCCATGGTCGCGCAGGTGGAGCACGCATGGCAGCAAATCGATGCGCTTATTAACGGTGCTGGCCCCTATCACCGCTTGAATCTCTTCGCGGAAACGCCCGCGGGCTGGAATGAAATGTTCGATCATAATCTGCATCCGATTTTCTACCTGGCGCAAGCCGTGGCCCCGGGAATGAAAGCGCGGAAGTCTGGTCGGATTGTTACCTTCAGTATGGCTAACGCGGACCAGATGATCGCGCAGCCGGAAGTGACGGCCCACTACATCGCGAAGGCTGGTGTGTTGATTCTGACGCGAACGCTGGCGAAGCTGCTCGCGCCGCACGGCATTACAGTGAACGCCCTCTCGCCAGGATTTATCGATTCCGGGAGTGCCCCGGCCGCTGAATTGGCCAGCATGGCGAAAAAGATTCCGGCTGGCTATGTCGGCGAGGTGCGGGATACGGTGGCCGCAGTGAAGTTTCTGCTCTCAGAGGAAGCGCGCTACATCACAGGAACCAATATTCATGTGTCGGGTGGCTGGGGGATCTAGGACTGGCTGCCGGAGGGTGATCACTCCGGCGGCAGCAGGAAGCAGGCCCGCACGGTCTCGCGTCCGCGTTTTTCAAAGCGCCCCTTGCAGGCGTTCCCAGGCGAAAGCCTTCTGAAATTCCCGCGGTCGCGGTCCGTGATTGCAGGGCCTTGGTTTCCGCTTTCCGGCCCGCTACCGTCTCGGTGGGGGCCCCGCTTCTCCGTCAAAGTCCGCTCGCCTTCGCCACCCTCTTTTTTAAATCGAAAGGCGACGAGTCGCTTACAACCTCGTCGCCTTTAACGCTTCGCCCCGTTCAGCGGGTCATCCCGTCAGCGCTCACCGGGCTGGGAGTCCTGTTGGAGTAAGACCACCGTCTCTTAATTACTTTCCGAAGGCTTTCTTGAGCAGCGGTTCGATTTCGCCCTTGCCGGCCATGGGATCGAGGATGTCGGTGTCCCCGTAGAACTGCCCGTCGATAAACACTTTGGGCAGCGTGGGCCAGTTGGTCATTCGGGTGAGAAATTCCCGCTTGGCCGGATTCTGCAGGACATCGATGAGCTCGTACGGATAACCGTACTTGTCGAAGAACTGCATCGTCTCCCGCGTGAAACCGCACATGGGCATCTGCTTGGTGCCCTTGCCGTAGATTAGAATCTTGTTTGCCTTAATTTCCTTTTGAACTTCTTCTTCAAGTGGATTGCTCATAATCTCCTCCGTCCCGTACGTCGTGTGAGCCGCCGTCTATTGCGAGTCTTGTGTAATTGGGGCGGCGGAGAACCCCCTACAGTATTTGCAGCCCCTCAGCCTCCGTCCGTCGTTTCTGCCTTGATTTCCAACGCGTGGATGCGGCCGTCTTTCATCGGCGCATCCAGGGCCTGGTAGATCATCCGGTGCCGGTCCAGCAGGTTCTTGCCCTTGAACTGGTCGGAGACGACCTTAAGGTTGAAATGATCGTGCGTGCCGGTGCGATCCGTGACGGCCACGACCGCATCGGGCAGGGCTTGCCGAATGTAGCTGGTGAGAACTTCGTTCGTGATCACTGAGACCGGCCTTAGCTTCCTTAGCCGAAAGAATATCGCAGCTGCTGGCGATTCCGCAACTGGGTGCTACACCTCTCCCCGGCGCCCGTAGAGAAGGGTGAGATTGATGCGACGGCTTTCGTAGTCGTCCCGGAAGCGACACTGATCGCTCTTGTGAAAGAGGTCAGAATTGAAAATCAGCGCCCGGTTCTCCCGGTACGGCACCGTTATCGTTTCCGCGCCCTGTTGCTCAAGCCACGCCAAAATCTCCGGCTCCTTCC of the Nitrospira sp. genome contains:
- a CDS encoding SDR family oxidoreductase — its product is MNTRVAVITGGARGIGRAVALDLAAQKWRVAICYRTSEKEAQDTAREIAARGGEALALRCDVSDPTAAQAMVAQVEHAWQQIDALINGAGPYHRLNLFAETPAGWNEMFDHNLHPIFYLAQAVAPGMKARKSGRIVTFSMANADQMIAQPEVTAHYIAKAGVLILTRTLAKLLAPHGITVNALSPGFIDSGSAPAAELASMAKKIPAGYVGEVRDTVAAVKFLLSEEARYITGTNIHVSGGWGI
- a CDS encoding GGDEF domain-containing protein produces the protein MSAKLIMLIALLLILLLVLFTWAMISLLQYLKRAKRRALIDELTGVYNRRFFEEALPKLLVPNDRRRGQVLSLLVIDLDHFKLVNDTYGHQVGDLVLKTVAQTLHCSLKESDMLARYGGEEFIVVLPRTDSAGAITVGERLRANVAGLMLHKLASAAPERVTISVGVASYPVHATTVAELIHAADEALYQSKSAGRNRVTCAPNSPEVAFQNLEQARPL
- a CDS encoding BolA family transcriptional regulator — protein: MTNEVLTSYIRQALPDAVVAVTDRTGTHDHFNLKVVSDQFKGKNLLDRHRMIYQALDAPMKDGRIHALEIKAETTDGG
- a CDS encoding glycosyltransferase, which produces MGSRPHQHHARHGAAPPRQPADTVLFIFAKAPVPGQVKTRLCPPLTPDEAASLHGSIVLDMLERSRGAANIDRVVACAPSSDHVFFKILEERYGVGLLTQTGNDLGARMAHAIGEAFARNYHRVLIIGTDLPTLPGSVFGEARARLDRHDLVLGPAHDGGYYLIGLRKPAPELFVDMLWSTNQVLALTQQKAQALGLSVTLLPVQRDIDTVEDLADVIEETGVMAGSKTGGPVLSPRTAGVLRLLASRLAIPEPDRTSTGG
- a CDS encoding glutaredoxin, coding for MSNPLEEEVQKEIKANKILIYGKGTKQMPMCGFTRETMQFFDKYGYPYELIDVLQNPAKREFLTRMTNWPTLPKVFIDGQFYGDTDILDPMAGKGEIEPLLKKAFGK